A single region of the Salvelinus sp. IW2-2015 linkage group LG20, ASM291031v2, whole genome shotgun sequence genome encodes:
- the LOC111981579 gene encoding LOW QUALITY PROTEIN: uncharacterized protein (The sequence of the model RefSeq protein was modified relative to this genomic sequence to represent the inferred CDS: substituted 1 base at 1 genomic stop codon) gives MALLDYPIPELDVTLQEAGRVLQLTLSPELYPQFKNTLSQQREVLQETQKCLAAALSGRENWVTEQFKNRLLSCTDPLPTSTAIPAVLPPSRAKKECSQLERAAALLWAVAKMYSEPSLVEGEGQTERTQQSEVFAASRIPGKTQDEIKVYPDCLHAIVICAGEVFSINILQRLSPGGPMSPLPFPDIYSQVVHVMSQHRAAKNNKPSAICGLSALQRQAWSAVREEILRAGGAAAASLGLMESAVVALSLEDCNPPADLADTLNAVRLGGGDGPCLRYYDKVVNLVVFKDSTAGMVFEHSALDGMVAGLVAETVWYLSESLNVDLVQANTGSNGSAYLNKADSSSPSPLAFPLQGITKTDPPKSSPKAIHPIITFEVLSYPDVFATLRGHRGLYDAWINFSLQLSLRQTLGESAASHILVTPTHMRHYKHGRCDPTYSLTMQSYQLIGALESCIGPDNKPRYTNELLRLFHVAFLEHKNLIKATKSGHGVGPHLAALRWSMSPDNPLKKFLDPFGCPSVYLTGKDLMEGVELAVGNVYAKDQLAVTYLGRRDRVRMVLNGKGTFATVLEKLQDSLKVNLKLVMLLAVRYSIAGQMGAMECLLQEGQAGRRNGSSQGEIHKSISPAGQKQGKTMSKSALPSNSASKMSPDFTLVIHGGAGEEMMLNTKVVGVIKFALHTALTLGAQVLQQGGSSLDAVQRSVQALEDCFLFNAGKGSVFNKDGKNEMEATIVDGNGMNSGSVACVQSVKNPVKAARQVMEKSVHSLLVGEGAEEFLQGLEESEKPMRAEYFQTDVRRRELIAKLSXGKASKNNHPQXVGAVALDRWCRLAAATSTGGLVGKWKGXVGDTALVGAGIFADDNLAJTCSGDGDVFLXHTVAQKVASLYHHKGYSLRAACREVISENLKGSCAGIIAVDAKGDAVXETNXGVXFVASMVGGIARVEVLRPMKSYXNVIWETDXXVAHLHSXPWTPGATILTQKTLSGPSSIFXXXVPDFLXLLQGAXAVSNLLCERLGVQRCALVFNPHPEXPAHIRVLPLHGLETNWXPXXTGXEDFQPYDPGYXXSKXGPRXEEADLEQVQAKIRDKLPTPNAPSCYDFLGDPSHNGLFSRIVRGEEQQWRVWEDSDHVAFLTPYPNTPGLTVLVPRKPLSSKIFXLEETDYTSLILATRKVAGLLEEGMHARGVALIFEGFEIDYABVKLXPLVPPRGDKPAEVFPEYFQSYPGXVSSXDGPPASPEXLKEIHTKITLCRPPRSWEDPQSHSMLAIKSQWYRNLFQIQNTLFHNTVEYFNNTCQYAYAMTPLTTDTISSPMGLGSDSEPVYVNLLGQDVYLADSMQFVLEYFLRFQENLPGTYYVSPSFRGEDPDATHLNQFYHVECELLGDMDTAMHIAEGYVAHLTNAMLKKHSNIILNTAGTLSHVKDLLEKLEGGTPLPRVTLDKAIPMMPSPDCLEWVQDGQPQFGRKLTRKGERVLIEKYGGAVWLTEMDHLGVAFYQAYVEGSGRRKAKASDLLLGLGETLGLGERHSNPEMVQEALRHHAVPEESYKWYINMRQVIPLLTSGWGMGTERYLCWLLQHNDIRDLHIIPRMKARKYMP, from the exons ATGGCACTTCTCGATTACCCTATTCCAGAGCTAGATGTCACCTTACAAGAGGCAGGCCGTGTGCTCCAGCTCACCCTGAGCCCCGAGCTCTACCCACAATTCAAAAACACCCTTAGCCAACAGAGGGAGGTCCTGCAGGAGACCCAAAAATGCTTGGCGGCTGCCCTCTCTGGCCGAGAGAACTGGGTGACAGAGCAATTCAAGAACCGGCTGCTTTCATGTACCGACCCCCTGCCCACCTCGACAGCCATCCCTGCTGTCCTGCCCCCCTCCAGAGCCAAGAAGGAGTGTTCCCAACTTGAGAGGGCTGCCGCTCTGCTCTGGGCTGTGGCCAAGATGTATAGTGAGCCTTCGCTGGTAGAGGGCGAGGGGCAAACTGAGCGCACACAGCAATCAGAGGTGTTTGCTGCCAGCCGCATTCCTGGGAAGACCCAAGATGAGATTAAA GTATACCCAGACTGCCTCCATGCCATCGTAATCTGTGCTGGAGAGGTATTTTCAATCAACATACTGCAGCGTCTCAGCCCAGGTGGGCCTATGTCCCCTTTACCGTTCCCTGACATCTACAGCCAAGTGGTTCATGTGATGAGCCAACATAGAGCTGCCAAGAACAACAAGCCCTCTGCCATCTGCGGCCTCTCTGCCCTGCAGCGGCAAGCCTGGAGCGCTGTGAGGGAGGAGATCCTGAGAGCAGGTGGGGCAGCGGCCGCCTCACTGGGGTTGATGGAGAGTGCTGTGGTCGCTCTCTCCCTGGAAGACTGCAATCCACCAGCTGATCTGGCAGACACCCTTAACGCTGTCAGactgggaggaggagatgggccCTGTCTGAGATACTATGACAAG GTGGTGAACCTGGTGGTATTCAAAGACAGCACAGCAGGGATGGTGTTTGAGCACAGTGCACTGGATGGAATGGTGGCTGGGTTAGTGGCTGAGACTGTGTGGTATCTCTCTGAGTCTCTTAATGTAGACCTAGTCCAGGCCAACACAGGAAGCAATGGGTCAGCCTATCTTAACAAGGCTGATTCCTCCTCCCCAAGCCCCCTAGCATTCCCACTACAGGGTATAACTAAAACAGACCCCCCAAAATCGTCCCCTAAAGCAATTCATCCCATCATCACGTTTGAGGTTCTCTCTTACCCAGATGTCTTTGCTACCCTCAGGGGTCACAGGGGCCTGTACGATGCCTGGATCAACTTTTCCTTGCAGCTCTCCCTGAGGCAGACTCTTGGGGAATCTGCTGCCAGCCACATTCTTGTAACCCCTACCCATATGCGTCACTACAAGCATGGCCGCTGCGATCCGACATACTCCCTCACCATGCAATCCTACCAGCTCATCGGTGCTTTGGAATCCTGCATCGGACCAGACAACAAACCTCGATACACGAACGAACTGCTCCGTCTGTTCCATGTGGCTTTCCTGGAGCACAAGAACCTGATTAAAGCCACTAAAAGTGGACATGGTGTGGGCCCTCACCTAGCAGCCCTACGCTGGTCCATGTCTCCAGACAACCCTCTCAAGAAGTTTCTTGACCCTTTTGGGTGCCCCTCTGTTTACCTTACTGGTAAGGATTTGATGGAGGGAGTGGAGCTTGCTGTAGGGAATGTGTATGCTAAAGACCAACTTGCTGTAACCTACCTGGGGAGGAGAGACCGGGTCCGTATGGTGCTCAATGGGAAAGGTACCTTTGccacagtgttggagaagctTCAAGATAGCCTGAAAGTAAATTTGAAGCTGGTGATGCTTCTCGCTGTCAGATATTCCATCGCCGGACAAATGGGAGCCATGGAGTGTCTGCTGCAAGAAGGACAAGCAGGAAGAAGGAATGGATCCTCCCAAGGGGAAATTCACAAAAGTATCAGTCCAGCAGGCCAAAAACAAGGCAAGACCATGTCTAAGTCAGCACTTCCCTCTAACTCTGCCTCCAAGATGAGTCCAGACTTCACTCTGGTAATCCATGGTGGAGCTGGGGAGGAGATGATGCTGAATACAAAGGTGGTAGGTGTCATTAAATTTGCTCTCCATACAGCTCTGACCCTCGGAGCACAAGTGCTACAACAAGGAGGCAGTAGTCTTGACGCAGTGCAGCGGAGTGTGCAAGCTCTTGAGGACTGCTTTCTGTTCAATGCCGGGAAGGGATCTGTTTTCAACAAAGATGGGAAAAATGAGATGGAGGCGACCATAGTAGATGGAAATGGGATGAACTCTGGATCGGTGGCTTGTGTGCAGAGTGTGAAGAACCCAGTGAAAGCAGCAAGACAGGTCATGGAGAAGAGCGTACACTCACTCTTAGTAGGGGAAGGTGCAGAAGAGTTTTTGCAAGGCTTAGAAGAGAGTGAGAAGCCTATGAGGGCGGAGTACTTCCAAACTGATGTCCGTCGCAGAGAGCTGATAGCAAAACTCAGTYCTGGCAARGCCTCCAAGAACAACCATCCACAGAKYGTGGGAGCTGTTGCTTTGGATCGYTGGTGTAGGTTAGCTGCTgcaacgtccacaggtgggttggtgGGAAAATGGAAGGGTCYAGTTGGYGACACKGCAYTAGTGGGAGCAGGTATATTTGCTGATGACAAYCTTGCAMTAACKTGCTCTGGTGATGGAGATGTGTTTCTWKAGCACACAGTTGCACAAAAAGTYGCCAGTCTCTACCATCATAAAGGCTACAGCCTTAGGGCYGCYTGTCGAGAAGTCATYTCTGAGAACTTGAAGGGRAGCTGTGCTGGAATCATTGCTGTAGACGCKAAAGGSGATGCTGTTYTTGAAACCAATGRTGGGGTGWTGTTTGTAGCWTCCATGGTTGGTGGCATTGCACGTGTCGAAGTCCTGAGACCKATGAAGAGTTATTRCAATGTYATCTGGGAGACTGACYAAKTAGTTGCTCACCTACACTCKKACCCTTGGACACCKGGTGCCACCATCCTTACCCAAAAGACTCTGAGTGGYCCYAGCAGCATCTTTCASRTGGRTGTACCAGATTTCTTAGKACTGTTGCAAGGKGCAKGGGCTGTTTCAAACCTGCTATGCGAACGACTGGGGGTACAGCGTTGCGCCCTAGTATTTAACCCACATCCCGAGKKSCCGGCCCATATCCGAGTGCTACCACTTCATGGCCTGGAAACCAACTGGRGCCCCCAWKRMACCGGGYAGGAGGACTTTCAGCCCTATGACCCAGGTTACTGRASCTCAAAGYGTGGCCCYCGCTGSGAAGARGCAGATCTGGARCAGGTTCAGGCCAAGATTCGGGACAAGCTGCCAACGCCTAATGCACCATCGTGCTATGACTTCTTAGGAGATCCTTCCCACAATGGACTGTTCAGCCGTATCGTGCGTGGGGAGGAGCAACAGTGGCGGGTGTGGGAAGACAGTGATCATGTGGCTTTCCTCACTCCCTACCCTAATACACCTGGACTCACAGTTCTAGTGCCACGTAAACCACTGTCKAGCAARATTTTCWGTCTGGAAGAGACTGATTACACATCACTGATCCTGGCCACTCGTAAGGTAGCTGGACTGCTGGAGGAAGGAATGCATGCTCGAGGTGTTGCACTCATCTTTGAGGGCTTTGAGATTGATTATGCCRATGTCAAGCTGATKCCTCTGGTTCCTCCACGTGGTGACAAGCCTGCTGAGGTGTTCCCAGAGTACTTCCAAAGCTACCCCGGSTARGTCTCATCTYRCGATGGCCCTCCCGCCAGCCCTGAAWCTCTAAAGGAAATCCACACCAAAATCACACTTTGCAGGCCTCCTCGTTCCTGGGAGGACCCACAGAGCCACTCCATGTTAGCCATCAAGAGCCAGTGGTACCGCAATCTCTTTCAAATTCAAAATACCCTCTTCCACAACACAGTGGAGTACTTCAACAACACCTGTCAGTACGCGTACGCCATGACTCCTCTCACCACTGACACAATCTCCTCTCCGATGGGCCTGGGATCAGACTCCGAGCCCGTTTACGTCAACTTGCTGGGGCAGGATGTGTACTTGGCTGACTCCATGCAATTTGTGCTGGAGTATTTCTTGCGATTCCAAGAGAACTTGCCAGGGACATACTATGTATCGCCAAGTTTTCGGGGAGAAGATCCAGATGCCACTCATCTTAACCAGTTCTACCATGTTGAGTGTGAGCTCCTGGGTGACATGGATACTGCCATGCACATAGCTGAGGGATACGTGGCTCATCTCACCAATGCAATGCTGAAGAAACACTCCAACATCATCCTGAACACCGCTGGGACCCTTTCACATGTCAAGGACTTACTGGAGAAGTTGGAGGGAGGAACCCCTCTCCCAAGAGTCACTCTGGACAAGGCCATCCCTATGATGCCCTCGCCAGACTGCTTGGAGTGGGTACAGGATGGCCAGCCCCAGTTTGGCAGGAAGTTAACCCGCAAAGGAGAACGGGTTTTGATTGAGAAGTACGGAGGCGCTGTTTGGCTGACAGAGATGGACCACCTGGGAGTGGCTTTCTACCAAGCATATGTGGAGGGCTCAGGCAGACGCAAGGCAAAAGCATCGGACCTCCTCTTGGGATTGGGGGAGACTCTGGGTCTTGGGGAGCGTCACTCTAACCCTGAGATGGTGCAAGAAGCCCTCAGACATCATGCAGTTCCAGAGGAATCCTACAAGTGGTACATCAACATGCGGCAGGTCATTCCTCTACTCACCAGCGGGTGGGGTATGGGCACAGAACGCTACTTGTGTTGGCTGCTTCAGCATAATGACATCAGAGACCTACATATTATACCCCGTATGAAGGCCAGGAAATACATGCCTTGA
- the LOC139029392 gene encoding mitochondrial ribosome and complex I assembly factor AltMIEF1-like, with the protein MGGWSRSAVLELYRALLRAGRHLQYTDRNYYRRAVAGEFRRCQALTVPSDKEDALKRGQFFLSSRLGGLM; encoded by the coding sequence ATGGGCGGCTGGTCTCGTAGTGCGGTGCTGGAGCTGTACCGAGCACTGCTCCGTGCAGGGCGCCACCTTCAGTACACAGACCGCAACTACTACCGCCGCGCCGTGGCCGGCGAGTTCCGCCGCTGCCAGGCTCTGACCGTGCCGAGCGACAAGGAGGACGCACTGAAGAGGGGCCAGTTCTTCCTCAGCAGTAGACTGGGGGGGCTGATGTAG
- the mief1 gene encoding mitochondrial dynamics protein MID51 — MAGVNGDRKGKKDDNGMGTAVDFLLSNAKLVLGVGGAAMLGIATLAVKRMYDRAISAPTSPTKMEPSGKRSWEEPSWMGSSPRVLNHDMRSTVSRSLQTLPTSSNSFEPDCMRRAAGRGRSAAGETDLSRAKMRLSLQEKLWEFYQERVAIPAEEQATARRAALDICAELRIFLHAKLPDMPLREMYLSGSLYDDLQVVTADHAHLMVPLTLEKNLWSSVPGEDTIMNVPGFWLIRRENLEYFPRGSSYWDRCMVGGYLSPKSVLEVFEKLVAGSINWPAIGSVLDYVIRPVVPSETLTLEVQYETDRLLYVDFLPLLVMDDGASLIAKPHRLAAERHENLWRQSFRVAETARLRALDQEDGGCRCACLKVTKAVCKLNPALARLSASQLTNAILLLSEKEGDWTQEALANRFLQLLRSLVGHLEAGRLPCALVPKVDLFCELTPVEVDELGYTLYCSLSDPEGLLRTPQSKSGHGF, encoded by the exons ATGGCGGGAGTGAACGGTGACCGTAAAGGAAAGAAGGATGACAACGGGATGGGCACGGCCGTTGACTTTTTGCTCTCCAATGCCAAGCTTGTGCTTGGGGTCGGAGGAGCTGCCATGCTTGGCATTGCAACACTAGCAGTCAAAAGA ATGTATGACCGTGCCATAAGTGCTCCGACCAGCCCTACTAAGATGGAACCATCAGGGAAAAGGAGTTGGGAAGAACCAAGTTGGATGGGCTCGTCACCACGGGTACTTAACCACGACATGAGGTCAACAGTGAGCAGGTCACTGCAGACTCTACCCACCTCCTCCAACTCCTTTGAACCAG ACTGCATGCGGAGGGCGGCGGGGCGGGGACGTAGCGCTGCAGGGGAGACCGACCTCTCCCGGGCCAAGATGCGCCTCTCCTTACAGGAGAAACTGTGGGAGTTCTACCAGGAGCGGGTGGCCATCCCCGCTGAGGAGCAGGCCACAGCCCGCCGGGCTGCCCTGGACATCTGCGCAGAGCTGAGGATCTTCCTGCATGCCAAGCTGCCTGACATGCCTCTKCGAGAGATGTACCTCAGCGGCAGCCTCTACGACGACCTGCAG GTGGTGACAGCGGATCACGCTCAYCTCATGGTCCCTCTGACCCTGGAGAAGAACCTGTGGTCGTCAGTCCCCGGGGAGGACACCATCATGAACGTTCCYGGCTTCTGGCTGATTCGCAGGGAGAACCTGGAATACTTCCCCCGAGGCAGCAGCTACTGGGACCGCTGCATGGTAGGTGGCTACCTCTCCCCCAAGTCTGTCCTGGAGGTGTTCGAGAAGCTGGTGGCGGGCTCCATCAACTGGCCGGCCATCGGCAGCGTTCTGGACTACGTGATCCGGCCGGTGGTTCCCTCGGAGACGCTCACCCTGGAGGTCCAGTACGAGACAGACCGCCTTCTTTACGTGGACTTCCTGCCTCTGCTGGTGATGGACGACGGCGCCTCGCTCATCGCCAAACCACACAGGCTGGCTGCGGAGCGCCATGAAAACCTGTGGCGGCAGAGCTTCCGTGTGGCGGAGACTGCGCGCCTGCGGGCTCTGGACCAGGAGGACGGGGGCTGCCGCTGCGCCTGCCTCAAGGTGACTAAAGCCGTGTGCAAGCTGAACCCGGCCCTGGCGCGCCTGTCMGCCAGTCAGCTCACCAACGCCATACTGCTACTGAGCGAGAAGGAGGGCGACTGGACCCAGGAGGCGCTGGCTAACCGCTTCCTGCAGTTGCTCCGCTCGCTAGTGGGACACCTAGAGGCCGGGAGGCTCCCCTGCGCCCTGGTCCCCAAAGTCGACCTGTTCTGTGAGCTGACGCCAGTGGAGGTGGATGAGCTAGGATATACCCTCTACTGTTCCCTCTCTGACCCAGAGGGACTCCTAAGGACTCCTCAGTCTAAGTCTGGTCACGGGTTCTAG
- the napsa gene encoding cathepsin D yields MMSYQRQNMKCLKILSITVALLIAHSSAIIRIPLHKTRSMRRLMNDNGMSFEQLQNMAKTVGGAGTDXPTPVPATTQSPKVPVERLTNFMDAQYYGVISIGTPPQDFTVLFDTGSSNLWVPSIHCSFLDVACWLHHRYNSEKSSTYVQNGTKFSIQYGRGSLSGFISGDTVSLAGMQVTGQQFGEAVKQPGITFAVARFDGVLGMGYPTISVDKITPVFDTAMAAKLLPQNIFSFYISRVPFAAVGGELMLGGTDPLYYTGDLHYVNVTRKAYWQIEMSSVEVGNQLTLCKAGCQAIVDTGTSLITGPAEEVRALHKAIGALPLLMGEYWIDCXKVSSLPVITFNLGGKMFNLTGDDYIIMDSQMGQKICLSGFMAMNIPPPAGPLWILGDVFIGRYYSVFDRDADRVGFAPAK; encoded by the exons ATGATGAGTTATCAAAGACAGAATATGAAGTGTCTTAAAATATTGTCTATAACCGTCGCGCTGTTGATAGCGCACAGCTCTGCTATTATAAG AATTCCCCTCCACAAGACGCGCAGTATGCGCCGCCTGATGAACGACAATGGGATGAGTTTTGAACAACtccagaacatggccaagaccgTTGGTGGTGCAGGAACTGACARACCAACACCCGTACCAGCAACCACTCAGAGCCCGAAAGTGCCAGTTGAGAGACTCACTAACTTCATGGAT GCTCAGTATTATGGGGTGATCAGCATAGGCACACCACCCCAGGACTTTACTGTGCTGTTTGACACCGGCTCCTCCAACCTGTGGGTGCCCTCCATTCACTGCTCCTTCCTGGATGTTGCATGCT GGCTCCACCATCGTTATAACTCGGAGAAGTCGAGCACGTATGTTCAGAATGGCACCAAATTCTCCATCCAGTATGGCAGAGGCAGCTTGTCTGGGTTCATCAGTGGGGACACTGTGTCT TTGGCTGGCATGCAGGTCACTGGTCAACAGTTTGGTGAGGCCGTGAAGCAACCTGGCATCACGTTTGCAGTGGCACGCTTTGACGGGGTGCTGGGCATGGGCTACCCTACCATATCTGTCGATAAGATAACCCCTGTGTTTGACACCGCCATGGCTGCCAAGCTGTTGCCTCAGAACATATTTTCCTTCTATATTAGCAG AGTTCCATTTGCTGCTGTAGGAGGAGAGCTGATGCTGGGAGGCACGGACCCACTGTACTACACTGGAGACCTGCACTATGTCAATGTCACACGCAAGGCCTATTGGCAGATTGAGATGAGCAG TGTGGAAGTGGGAAACCAGCTGACGTTGTGCAAGGCCGGTTGCCAAGCGATTGTTGACACGGGAACGTCCCTCATCACCGGGCCTGCGGAGGAGGTCCGGGCGCTGCATAAAGCCATCGGAGCCTTGCCTCTACTGATGGGAGAG TATTGGATTGACTGCYAGAAGGTTTCCTCTCTCCCCGTCATCACATTCAACCTGGGAGGGAAGATGTTCAACTTGACTGGAGACGACTATATCATAATG GATTCCCAGATGGGTCAGAAAATCTGTCTGTCAGGCTTCATGGCRATGAACATCCCTCCTCCGGCTGGACCGCTGTGGATCCTGGGAGATGTGTTCATTGGACGCTACTACAGCGTGTTTGATAGAGACGCAGACCGRGTGGGGTTCGCCCCTGCCAAGTAG